The following proteins are encoded in a genomic region of Periophthalmus magnuspinnatus isolate fPerMag1 chromosome 10, fPerMag1.2.pri, whole genome shotgun sequence:
- the elf1 gene encoding ETS-related transcription factor Elf-1, translated as MTTAVQSGELVFEFASNGMDEINQLDDPSVFPAVIVEQVPAADLLQVYSGLESDEVTNGIMVDTTLHVVEEPSMLVGGVNLSETTVSGAEDSMETNEAAAALLNMESPNNILDEKRMIHTYGMLEADLTYASLRPDQIDNSGLDMSLDEDTSSMDEIPQKCHFKPQKKTKVRKPRPVRPCSPITTPILPLKKKSKEGKGNTIYLWEFLLALLQDKNTCPKYIKWTQREKGIFKLVDSKAVSKLWGKHKNKPDMNYETMGRALRYYYQRGILAKVEGQRLVYQFKEMPPDLVVIEDEDPGSDVNYGNQRSTNGRSMVRKGNNRAHSQHHLQARNMKKEPDDEILYRQIKEEELDEQLHSVHILQTSQGALIQDPTQAMRNISAPTSVPMVMTSPGSLQSMPLTVLANGDSATSSPPRVILHTVPSATAAGKEMLTIQTASLTGGASSLQDGLLVTSLNPSMISSSTSCTSPPGVISSSASNINGLPRLVAINTTCGQTMVAQQPGTVIATVLKSSDLSGLQVKEEMLDPSYFQSIVNGDPSLAANTFEKLEVGESELPYRTVIIDSSQQHSQEAESETIMNGHASQSSSPSEGLTPVEELEVHGEMSLQPQHSLKSLHELPLSLQLPVNFIQIKAESAEA; from the exons ATGACGACTGCAGTGCAGTCAGGTGAACTGGTGTTTGAATTTGCCAGCAACGGGATGGATGAAATTAATCAG TTGGACGACCCCTCTGTATTTCCGGCCGTGATCGTGGAGCAGGTGCCAGCTGCTGATCTTCTGCAGGTGTATTCAGGGCTGGAGTCTGATGAGGTCACCAATGGCATCATGGTGGACACGACACTGCATGTGGTGGAAGAGCCATCCATGCTTGTGGGAGGAGTCAACCTGTCTG AAACAACAGTATCTGGGGCAGAGGACAGCATGGAGACAAAtgaggcagcagcagcacttcTCAATATGGAGTCTCCAAATAATATTCTGGATGAAAAGCGGATGA TTCACACGTATGGCATGCTGGAAGCAGATTTGACATACGCCTCCCTCAGACCAGACCAAATTGACAACAGTGGCCTTGACATGTCTCTAGATGAGGACACCTCTTCCATGGATGAGATTCCACAAAAGTGCCATTTCAAACCACAAAAGAAAACCAAAG TGCGGAAGCCGCGGCCGGTGCGCCCCTGCTCGCCCATCACTACCCCTATCCTGCCACTCAAAAAGAAGAGCAAGGAGGGCAAAG GCAATACCATCTACCTGTGGGAATTCCTCCTGGCTCTCCTGCAGGATAAAAACACCTGTCCCAAATACATCAAGTGGACACAACGGGAAAAAGGCATTTTTAAGCTGGTGGACTCCAAAGCTGTTTCCAAGCTTTGgggcaaacacaaaaacaagccTGACATGAATTATGAGACTATGGGACGAGCTCTCAG GTACTACTACCAGCGAGGAATTCTGGCAAAGGTGGAGGGGCAACGTCTTGTTTACCAATTTAAAGAAATGCCTCCTGATTTGGTTGTCATAGAGGATGAAGACCCGGGCTCTGATGTAAACTATGGAAACCAAAGATCCACCAATGGGAGGTCTATGGTACGCAAGGGCAACAATCGAGCCCACAGCCAGCACCATCTCCAGGCCAGGAACATGAAGAAAGAGCCAGACGATGAGATTTTGTACAGACAGATCAAAGAGGAAGAACTGGATGAACAACTACATTCTGTTCATATACTGCAAACCAGTCAAGGCGCTCTTATTCAGGACCCAACACAAGCTATGAG GAACATCAGTGCTCCCACATCTGTTCCCATGGTTATGACTTCACCTGGATCTCTCCAGTCCATGCCCCTCACAGTTCTGGCGAATGGGGACTCAGCCACTTCCTCTCCCCCTCGGGTCATACTCCACACAGTACCCTCTGCCACAGCTGCAGGAAAGGAGATGCTCACCATCCAAACAGCCTCTCTAACAGGTGGGGCCAGCAGTCTTCAAGATGGCCTACTTGTCACCAGCCTGAACCCCTCCATgatctcctcctccacttcctgCACATCTCCTCCAGGAGTCATTAGTTCTAGTGCTTCAAACATCAATGGGTTGCCACGCCTGGTTGCCATCAACACCACCTGTGGGCAGACTATGGTGGCACAGCAGCCCGGCACTGTCATTGCAACAGTGCTCAAATCCAGTGACCTCTCTGGGCTGCAGGTCAAAGAGGAGATGTTGGACCCGAGCTACTTCCAGTCTATAGTGAACGGTGATCCTTCACTGGCAGCAAATACATTTGAGAAGCTGGAGGTGGGTGAGTCTGAGCTGCCTTACCGAACTGTGATCATTGACAGCAGTCAACAGCACAGCCAAGAGGCTGAAAGTGAAACTATAATGAATGGACATGCCTCCCAGAGCAGCAGCCCTAGTGAAGGCCTGACCCCTGTAGAAGAGCTGGAGGTACATGGGGAGATGTCTCTACAACCACAACACAGTCTCAAAAGCCTGCACGAGCTGCCCCTGTCTCTGCAGCTGCCTGTAAACTTTATCCAAATAAAGGCAGAGTCTGCAGAGGCCTGA